The proteins below come from a single Miscanthus floridulus cultivar M001 chromosome 1, ASM1932011v1, whole genome shotgun sequence genomic window:
- the LOC136508488 gene encoding F-box/LRR-repeat protein 10-like: protein MPPPLPPDPIEPCAPAPAMDAALPAAVVATILSRLDVRSLLLAAAACRGLRACASHALAFLPSFHLLEVALTHELLRPLLPPNPSLRSLRLDCARLEDAAIACLARPGLHELLLLNCDNISGCLLCELGTTCRDLRVLSLNSLGARRGLVVNFSDLQELLNGCSQLESLRLALDFSTFDDPNFGHVWASASESLSSLEIGYIPMTMLLELLAAVTEAQQCMDYVKAPVFFPSLQKLCLAVDFITDHLIGSISVALPSLTHLDIQDAPIVEPNSSSDLTNAGLQQINPHGKLKHISLMRSQEFLVTSFRRVNDLGILLMADRCSNLESVCLGGFSRVTDTGFRAIIHSCSGLHKLRVSHGSHLTDLVFHDIIATSLCLTHVSLRWCKLLTNVGIERLSCNKDLNVLDLRDCRSLGDEAVRALSCLPKLQTLTLDGTDISDQSLKYLGLGTCPLTSLSLRGCRKLTNDCITLLFAGPVKQSLQVLDLSRIPSITDDGIMLLARSRTPLIELRMRENPKIGDASVMALASMQLDGGTYGSSLQLLDLFDCGGITPLATRWFKKPYFPRLRWLGITGSLNRVMVDALSRSRPFLHMACRGEELGTMLWDTSSDWYRHNDDDLDELEQWLLEGEPVSDDDTIMEE from the exons ATGCCCCCGCCTCTCCCGCCAGATCCGATCGAGCCGTGCGCGCCGGCTCCGGCGATGGACGCGGCGCtgcccgccgccgtcgtcgccaccATCCTCTCCCGCCTCGACGTCCGCtccctcctcctcgccgccgccgcctgccgtgGCCTCCGCGCCTGCGCCTCCCACGCGCTCGCCTTCCTCCCCTCCTTCCACCTCCTC GAGGTGGCCCTGACGCACGAGCTGCTACGCCCGCTCCTGCCGCCGAACCCGAGCCTGCGGAGCCTGCGCCTCGACTGCGCTCGCCTGGAGGACGCCGCCATCGCCTGCCTCGCGCGCCCCGGCCTGcacgagctcctcctcctcaactGCGACAACATCAGCGGCTGCCTGCTCTGCGAGCTCGGCACCACCTGCAGAGATCTCAG GGTGCTTTCTCTCAACTCTCTGGGTGCACGTAGGGGACTGGTGGTAAATTTCTCTGATCTACAGGAATTGCTCAATGGATGTTCTCAGCTAGAG AGTCTGAGATTGGCACTTGATTTCTCAACTTTTGATGACCCCAACTTTGGTCATGTATGGGCATCTGCTTCTGAAAGCCTATCATCTCTTGAGATCGGTTATATTCCTATGACAATGTTACTTGAACTTCTGGCAGCAGTTACGGAAGCACAACAATGCATGGATTATGTTAAGGCACCAGTTTTCTTTCCTAGCCTTCAAAAGTTATGCCTGGCTGTGGATTTCATAACTGACCATCTGATTGGTTCCATATCAGTCGCACTTCCATCACTGACACATCTGGACATACAAGATGCACCAATTGTGGAGCCTAATTCATCATCAGATCTCACCAATGCTGGTCTTCAGCAAATCAATCCACATGGTAAACTGAAGCATATTTCTCTCATGCGCAGCCAGGAATTCTTAGTAACTTCCTTCCGCCGAGTGAATGATCTCGGAATCCTGTTGATGGCTGACAGGTGTTCAAATCTTGAGAGTGTATGTCTAGGTGGTTTCTCCCGTGTTACAGACACTGGTTTCAGGGCAATCATTCACTCTTGTTCCGGTCTTCACAAGCTTCGGGTGTCCCATGGAAGCCACCTAACTGATTTGGTTTTCCATGACATTATAGCCACTTCTCTTTGCCTAACGCATGTAAGTCTGAGGTGGTGCAAACTACTAACTAATGTTGGGATAGAGAGATTATCATGCAACAAGGATCTCAATGTACTGGATCTCAGGGACTGCCGCAGTTTGGGTGATGAAGCTGTTagggctctgagctgccttcccAAGTTGCAGACTTTGACGTTGGATGGCACTGATATTAGCGATCAATCATTGAAATATCTGGGACTTGGAACATGTCCTCTAACTTCCTTGTCTCTGAGGGGTTGCCGGAAGCTTACAAATGATTGTATCACCTTGTTATTTGCTGGCCCTGTGAAGCAGAGCCTACAGGTGTTAGATCTCTCCAGAATTCCAAGTATCACAGATGATGGTATCATGCTGTTAGCAAGGAGCAGAACTCCTCTTATTGAGCTCCGAATGCGAGAAAATCCAAAAATCGGGGATGCCTCTGTGATGGCTCTTGCTTCCATGCAATTGGATGGTGGAACTTATGGCAGCAGCTTGCAGCTGCTGGATCTTTTTGACTGCGGTGGGATTACACCCCTTGCAACTCGTTGGTTTAAGAAACCTTACTTCCCTAGATTGCGGTGGCTGGGAATTACAGGTAGCTTGAATAGGGTTATGGTGGATGCACTGTCTCGAAGCCGGCCTTTCTTACATATGGCTTGTCGTGGTGAAGAATTAGGGACTATGCTCTGGGACACCTCCTCTGACTGGTATCGACATAATGACGACGATCTTGATGAGCTTGAACAGTGGCTCTTGGAGGGTGAACCGGTTTCAGATGATGACACCATCATGGAAGAATGA